From Streptomyces fungicidicus, one genomic window encodes:
- a CDS encoding transglycosylase domain-containing protein, which translates to MSDEPQPQPEPQQQPEKGWAPRKPLAADAKKSGRTGWRRLVPTWRMVLGGFLVAAVLVVGGFFLGYHLVQIPAANALATQQANVYLYADGSVIARDGEVNRENVALSQISQDAQHAVLAAEDRDFYTESAVDPQAMVRAAWNTATGKGRQSGSTITQQYVKNYYLRQEQTVTRKVKEFFISIKLDREQTKDQILEGYLNTSFFGRGAYGIQSAAHAYYGVDASELDAGRAAYLAALVNAPSQYDVITHPENRDTVEDRWNYVLDGMVAEGWLEASERAGMTFPMPQRTTLSTSLSGQRGYIVNIVKDHLVSEGVVDEAALDTGGYRITTTLQKDKQDAFVDAVNDKLMDRLDKKNRKVDTYVRAGGASVDPRNGKVVAMYNGIDYVKQYTPNATRRDFQVGSSFKPFVFTAAVENGSRTQDGRPISPNTVYDGTSERPVQGWSGRYAPENEDHRDYGDITVREATDKSVNAVYAQMAVDVGPDKVRRTAIDLGLSEKTPSLDDAGPSIALGVATASVLDMAAAYATLANHGEHADYTMVEKVTQNGENVELPERTTRQAVSRQAADTTTAVLRGVVESGTATAAQTAGRPAAGKTGTAEEDTAAWFAGYTPDLATVVAVMGQDPETAGHQPLYGAMGLPRVNGGGAPAEIWGQYTRHALADEPVKSFDLRLQPGAWKTQPPPGDSSTGPSEPGDDDTDTPGDEDTGDEPTGPDEAEPTQDSTDGGGTGDSTGGTGDDGGTTEGGPLTGDDGAGGDDTGPGGLTGTLTQHGRRDLW; encoded by the coding sequence ATGAGCGACGAGCCGCAGCCGCAGCCAGAGCCGCAGCAGCAGCCCGAGAAGGGCTGGGCACCGAGAAAGCCCCTGGCGGCCGACGCGAAGAAGTCCGGACGCACCGGATGGCGCCGGCTCGTCCCCACCTGGCGGATGGTGCTCGGCGGCTTCCTCGTCGCCGCCGTCCTCGTCGTCGGCGGCTTCTTCCTGGGCTACCACCTCGTCCAGATCCCCGCCGCCAACGCCCTCGCCACCCAGCAGGCCAACGTCTACCTCTACGCCGACGGCTCCGTCATCGCCCGCGACGGCGAGGTCAACCGCGAGAACGTCGCCCTCTCCCAGATCTCCCAGGACGCCCAGCACGCCGTCCTCGCCGCCGAGGACCGCGACTTCTACACCGAGTCCGCCGTCGACCCCCAGGCCATGGTCCGCGCCGCCTGGAACACCGCCACCGGCAAGGGCAGACAGTCCGGCTCCACCATCACCCAGCAGTACGTGAAGAACTACTACCTGCGCCAGGAGCAGACCGTCACCCGCAAGGTGAAGGAGTTCTTCATCTCCATCAAGCTCGACCGCGAACAGACCAAGGACCAGATCCTCGAGGGCTACCTCAACACCAGCTTCTTCGGCCGCGGCGCCTACGGCATCCAGTCCGCCGCCCACGCCTACTACGGCGTCGACGCCTCCGAACTCGACGCCGGCCGCGCCGCCTACCTCGCCGCCCTCGTCAACGCCCCCAGCCAGTACGACGTCATCACCCACCCCGAGAACCGCGACACCGTCGAGGACCGGTGGAACTACGTCCTCGACGGCATGGTCGCCGAAGGCTGGCTGGAGGCGTCCGAACGCGCCGGCATGACGTTCCCGATGCCCCAGCGGACCACTCTCTCCACCAGCCTCTCCGGACAGCGCGGCTACATCGTCAACATCGTCAAGGACCACCTCGTCAGCGAGGGCGTCGTCGACGAGGCCGCCCTCGACACCGGCGGCTACCGCATCACCACCACCCTGCAGAAGGACAAGCAGGACGCCTTCGTCGACGCCGTCAACGACAAACTGATGGACCGGCTCGACAAGAAGAACCGCAAGGTCGACACCTACGTGCGCGCCGGCGGCGCCTCCGTCGACCCCCGCAACGGCAAGGTCGTCGCCATGTACAACGGCATCGACTACGTCAAGCAGTACACCCCCAACGCCACCCGCCGGGACTTCCAGGTCGGCTCCAGCTTCAAACCGTTCGTCTTCACCGCCGCCGTCGAGAACGGCTCCCGCACCCAGGACGGCCGGCCCATCAGCCCCAACACCGTCTACGACGGCACCAGCGAACGCCCCGTCCAGGGCTGGAGCGGCCGCTACGCCCCCGAGAACGAGGACCACCGCGACTACGGCGACATCACCGTCCGCGAGGCCACCGACAAGTCGGTCAACGCCGTCTACGCCCAGATGGCCGTCGACGTCGGCCCCGACAAGGTCCGCCGGACCGCCATCGACCTCGGCCTCTCCGAGAAGACCCCCAGCCTCGACGACGCCGGCCCCTCCATCGCCCTCGGCGTCGCCACCGCCAGCGTCCTCGACATGGCCGCGGCCTACGCCACCCTCGCCAACCACGGCGAGCACGCCGACTACACCATGGTCGAGAAGGTCACCCAGAACGGCGAGAACGTCGAACTGCCCGAACGCACGACCCGGCAGGCCGTCAGCCGCCAGGCCGCCGACACCACCACCGCCGTCCTACGCGGCGTCGTCGAGAGCGGCACCGCCACCGCCGCCCAGACCGCCGGCCGCCCCGCCGCCGGCAAGACCGGCACCGCCGAGGAGGACACCGCCGCCTGGTTCGCCGGCTACACCCCCGACCTCGCCACCGTCGTCGCCGTCATGGGCCAGGACCCCGAGACCGCCGGCCACCAGCCCCTCTACGGCGCCATGGGCCTCCCCCGCGTCAACGGCGGCGGCGCTCCCGCCGAGATCTGGGGCCAGTACACCCGCCACGCCCTCGCCGACGAACCCGTCAAGAGCTTCGACCTCCGGCTCCAGCCCGGAGCCTGGAAGACCCAGCCGCCCCCCGGCGACTCCAGCACCGGACCGTCCGAACCCGGCGACGACGACACCGACACCCCGGGCGACGAGGACACCGGCGACGAGCCCACCGGCCCCGACGAGGCCGAACCGACCCAGGACTCCACCGACGGCGGCGGCACCGGCGACTCCACCGGCGGCACCGGGGACGACGGCGGGACCACCGAGGGCGGGCCGCTCACCGGCGACGACGGCGCAGGCGGCGACGACACCGGCCCCGGCGGCCTGACCGGCACCCTCACCCAGCACGGCCGCCGGGACCTGTGGTGA
- a CDS encoding DMT family transporter yields MAWVLLVVAGLLEVGWAVGMKYTDGFTRLVPSVLTGAGIVASMLLLSYASRTLPIGTAYGVWVGIGAAGAAVLGMLVLGEPVTAARIFFICLLLVAVVGLKATSGH; encoded by the coding sequence ATGGCTTGGGTTCTGCTCGTCGTCGCCGGTCTGCTCGAGGTCGGCTGGGCGGTGGGGATGAAGTACACCGACGGTTTCACCCGGCTGGTGCCGAGTGTGCTGACCGGTGCCGGGATCGTCGCGAGCATGCTGCTGTTGTCGTACGCCTCCCGCACGCTGCCGATCGGTACGGCGTACGGCGTGTGGGTGGGGATCGGTGCGGCCGGGGCGGCGGTGCTGGGCATGCTGGTGCTGGGTGAGCCGGTGACCGCGGCCCGGATCTTCTTCATCTGTCTGCTGCTGGTGGCCGTGGTGGGGCTGAAGGCGACGTCCGGGCACTGA